ttatttttaaagtttatgctgcctaatatttgattaaacatattatatatagcTTTTATAATATAATCATCAAAAGCTATTAACAAAGATAACAATGCAACCGTGTTTAAACTAATAATACAACATggtatttgaaatatatattaataaaaataaaattttaatataaatatatataaatcaaataattattggtaaaaaaaatattatgtatattaataaaaaaattataacaaaaagaaaatgtgaCCACTTCTACTCGATTGATATTTTGATGGGTTCAACTATGGGAAAATAGCTTTGTCCccaattaaaattatttctagATAGTGTTATCCAATGCAAGTAGATCAGTGATCACACCATTTATTCTTATCcgttttaattatttgtttgtaATTACATGAATATCAATGTGTTTGGgttgtatttctctatatgTCGGCATTGACTACCGGAAATTCTAACTATAGACATACCGTAGTCTGCTGGTCTCATTGTTAACTGTACTTGTACTTGAACTTGTTATGCGGCTTGATATTTTTTTGGCTTGAGATATTCCTAAAACAAATATAACCTTTTTCAGggcatttttattagttttaactttttaagaattttgagttatatatacaaaattctaaatttatggtttaattaatatttgtaatgattttcggaaaaaaattgtatacgaatcaaaacaaaaagaattcatCACAAAGACACAAAATTAATCTAGAATCACCCTATAATCTTTTGGGTTAGTGAGAACAACAATCAAGTTCACCGCATCTTTGCATCGAAATATCAAAGCTAACATCTCTATGTTGGAAATTTCGAGGAGGGTTCACCTGTCCACCACTCTTTTTCTGTGACTTATTCTTAGATCCACCATTTTTTGAGTGACTTattcttagaatcattttttttggtacaaccaatagaattgtgttattttatatacaatattttaaaaaaaaaaaaaaaatattattaagttatattatgtttttaaaataaaattgtaaaaaaaaaagtgaaaaataatagtagttacaaaaaaatatataacgttatcagcaaaacactaaatcataaaccctaaatcctaatctctaaaccataaatcctaaactctaaacttttagataaatcttaaattctaaatcaaaaacattaaacattaaaacactcaaaaatttatgatttagtgttttgctaacgaagttaaaattttattttttaattttttttgtaactactactataatattttgtttcatttttaaaaaaatattgaatataaaataacaaaatcatatTGGTTAGTAAATCTAAAGATAGGTGAAtccaaaaataactatttttctCGTGAATCGTCATATTAAAAACCACAGATTACAAAAAGAACCTGTCAAAGTCAAAGAAAAGTCGTATAAAACAGGGTACCACTACAATAAAATaagacaaaaaaacaaagaaaagaaataatgaGTCAACGTTCAAACATGCACTCTTTATTTATatctatttcgtcgtaaaaccaACCCATATATATACAGACATAGATTATCAACCTTTATCACTTACCTTTGTTAGCTTCGactccaaaaaaattaaaaacaacattttgttagctaaaccaaaaaatagaaataatcaCATGGATTACATTTTGCTCTTATTGCCACTCGTATTGTTTCTACTAGCTTACAAATTCTTATTCTCATCTAAGAGTTTCAATCTTCCACCAGGACCAACTCCCTTTCCCATCGTCGGCAACCTCCACCTCGTGAAACCACCGGTGCACCGTCTCTTCCGTCGTTTCGCGGAGAAGTACGGTGACATCTTCTCCCTCCGTTATGGCTCTCGCCAAGTCGTCGTGATCTCTTCCTTGCCCCTCGTCAGAGAATGCTTTACTGGTCAGAACGACGTTATTTTAACGAACCGACCGCATTTTCTGACCGCAAAGTACGTTGCTTACGACTACACCACGGTTGGAACCGCCGCATATGGCGACCACTGGCGTAATCTCCGCCGTATTTGCTCTCTTGAGATCCTTTCCTCTAACCGTCTCACTGGATTCCTCTCCGTTCGTAAAGACGAGATCCGACGATTGCTCACGAAACTCTCACGTGACTATAATGGCCAAGTCGTTGAGCTTGAGCCTCTTCTTGCAGATTTGACGTTCAATAATATTGTCCGTATGGTCACTGGGAGACGTTACTACGGAGACCAGGTtcgtttcatttaaataattacataataaTGATTGATACGTTGAAATCACTAATcttttactattctaatgttcTTGTACAAGATAATCagatattaaatattaataccTAACATGGACATGTTCTGTATTGTGTTTACTACTTCTCATGCATGAAAAGTCATTCGATGTGGAATATTTTGGctaattaaaatgaattatttCTTAAAGGTTCACAACAAGGAAGAAGCGAACCTATTCAAGAAGCTAGTGACGCAGATCAACGACAATAGTGGTGCGAGCCATCCAGGAGATTATTTACCAATTCTCAAAGTTTTCGGACACGGCTACGAGAAGAAAGTGAAAGCACTCGGCGAAGCCATGGACACTTTCTTGCAGCGACTGCTCGACGATTGCCGTAGAGATGGAGAGAGCAACACAATGCTTAGTCATCTGTTGTCTTTACAAGTAGACCAACCCAAGTATTACAGTGACGTCATCATCAAAGGCCTCATGCTCGTAAGTTCTCTCATCCGTATGTATAAAcctacaaaatcatataaattatCACTCTTTGTGTTTCTTAGTTTGCAGAATGCGTTTACAAGttcgaataaatatttttcgcatctaacattaatatatatttcatccCGAAGATAAATTTTCcgaaaaaattgtttggaaaataatatttttgccTTTTCTGATGAATCTTTTATTagctaataataataaactataAACTTCTAAGTTAATTGTactatttgaagttttactagttTAGAATTATTGGAAACAAAgaagtatataaaataatatatttataatcaaaatttaattatttgttattaatatgtgtgaaaactctcagaatatttttttttttgaaacatagaATGAGTATGTTTCAATTACAATTTGATTATTAATGCtacataaaaaattgaaaaaacatAGATGGTTTATGTTTTACTATCTGATTTATGTTTACATAATATGTATAGACTAACGTTTTAAATGTTATGTAGAGTATGATGCTTGCGGGGACGGATACTGCAGCCGTGACACTAGAATGGGCGATGGCGAGTTTGTTGAAAAGTCCTGAAGTGTTGAAGAAGGCGAAAGCCGAGATAGATGATAAGATTGGACATGAACGTTTGGTCGACGAACCGGACATTTTGAATCTcccttatctccaaaacatagTTTCCGAGACCTTCCGACTGTGTCCAGCCGCACCACTCCTTGTACCACGTTCTCCTTCTGAAGACCTCAAGATTGGCGGATACGACATACCGCGTGGCACCATCGTACTAGTGAATTCTTGGGCCATCCATAGAGATCCAAGGCTTTGGGATGAGCCTGAGAGGTTCATGCCAGAGCGTTTTGAGGACAAAGAAGCTGCCAATAATAATAAGCTTATGATGTTTGGGAACGGACGAAGGACGTGTCCTGGTGCGGCTTTGGGTCAAAGGATGGTATCGTTGGCTTTAGGATCGTTGATTCAATGCTTTGACTGGGAAAAAGTCAACGGTGAGGAAATTGATATGACCGAAAATTCTGGAATGGCTATGCGCAAGCTCGTGCCGTTACGAGCCGTTTGCCATCAGCGTCCCATTATGACTAATCTTTTGGCTTAAAATTACTCGGTTCACTCTTTCATGATTACTGGTTCGTGtttttcggatttcttttataatttgtttgattttttgggtGTGACTATTATAAAGATAATGTAAGATTCGATGAAGAATGTTGCAATGTTGTGAATAAGATTCGATAACGAAAGAAGCAAAGAGATTGCTGATTCGATGAAGAATGTTGCAATATCTAAAAAAGCATGAAAGAAAAACATGTAAGAAAGTCTCCTCTATAAAATCTGTCGGTAGATgcatcaaaaaaaattctaatataaGGTAGtgtaatataaacatattttaaaaaaacaaatcatatcAGAAAAATGTATTAATCTATTATCataaatgctaaaatatataatattataatattttgttccaagattaaatattgtaagtttcatttctaatttgaaaatttatatgattttaaaattttattgctACTTTTAATTAAACTATCTACTAAGACTATGTATAATGGTTTACAAATTCAACATCCAATTTTCAACATTTTAACATTCCATATCttgttcaaaaaaaacatttcatatcATGTTGTCTTTCTTCCACATAATTTTCAACACATAATTTACTTTTATATATCTTAGACTATCTTCAATGGTAGATAAATTCAACATCCtactttttttgaaaatattctacATCATCTTCTATTTCTAATATTCATTTCAGTTTTAACATCTACAATAAGTTTGTTTAATATTCAAACCCTACcccattattttaaattcatattttttgttatCTATTATCACTTAATAACTAGTCAATTTTTTGAGTGTTAAAATGATTagtatattttatcattaaaaagTCAATTAGTTAAATTTTGATGGTAAAAAGGATTATTTTTGTGATctatttaaccaaaaaatagtttaatcaCAAAATATTGATTGAAGGCTAATACAAAAATTATAGTAAAATTGAAGTTTTTTTATGTATCCTAATAAGGTGAGAATAGTCTATATTTATAGATCATAACAAATCatgaaatttaatataatatttttaaaaaaatctgtttACTACAAAATAAATGAGTTTCAACAATTTGAGgagaaaaaaatctcaaaattttttttgacaaccaATGAAAATATAACACCTTTCAAATTGACAAATGTGTTTCATTCTTTCAATTGTCTAGCATGTGTATTTcactttttcaatttctttccATTGACATTTCACTGCCTGTCATTATGTCCATACTTTTGTTGCATTCAActagttaaataaattaaatgtaatTCACATacacatttttataattcaataGTCCCATTGTATGAATTAAACAGTTGAATTTTGGATCTAATTACCTCATTGCTGGTAGTCTTACAatgattttgtttaataaaattcaacattctatctcattatttttattttctattttacttttatatatttgtgtatCTACATATtaacaacaataataaattaaactaagataaataacgtttttttaaaaaaatcttattttatatttttgtgtagtaaaaaatcaaattagtttattaaaaactagtagaattatatattaaaatgtgtttttattatgtatccaaataaaaggaaacaaatttttctttgtaaagtatggaaaatgataaattttgatataaaaaaaaaattggcctacttataaaaaaactaatcaCAAACAATCAAAGATTAAAAAGTATCAATATATATCATATCTCTTTCTCATTGAAACATTCAAATGGTActtgttcatttttttgtttttgtttttaaacaagTAGAAAACATTTAACTCATTTGAATCTACGTACTATTTTTGCTTTTGTCGACAAGTTCATTACAGAAATTCAACAGttgaattaaataatttaacagaTCTATTGCACGTGGTCTAAATTGTTACTTTccacttttcatattttctcaGTTTCTTCTATTGTCTCAGTTGGTTACTTTCCACTTTTCATATTGTCTCAGTTTCTTCTATTTCTATTAACACTTGTACATGAATATTTTTATACCTTGTAAAATTATCAGAATATCAATAAATTATGTTGACCACAAAACAAacaagggggggggggggtgctTATTGAATTAaagatttcataaaattttagtttttctcCAAATCCTCCCACCTTATTGAATATGGCATTCATAAAAATTCTTATAAATCCATGGTTATTGGATATAGCATTTATATAAATCCCATCAAATCTccttttattgaaaagtatggATTTCATCAAAGATATATATCAAGAATTATTCtgaattattagaaaaaaatgatttacacttcaaattcaataaaattaaatagcATGTAAAGAAATGGAGTTTCAAGAAAAAGCACGTTTATTTTATATCCTCTCTTTatgctttcaaattaaaaataaaatgatcaaatcaGTTGAAAACCAGAGAAATGGGTTCGTTGATCTGATGTGTTCGTAAAGTGAGAGAGATGAAGGGGTGAGTGCCTTTCGAAACAAGAAAACCTTTCTTCTCAGGAACTTCTCCTTCACATCAGATCAACAACATTGAATGGAAGTTCCTCGACACACCATTTCTCCCTCGAACTTTCCACTTCTTCACATATGGACATTGATACTGTTGTTGAGTTTTGTACCTTTTAATCTTATTTacatttcttatttttgtaTGCGTATAGACTTGTGTGTTTGCAGTGCGTAAACAATTGCAATGACAAATGGAATTACTGAAACTTCTTCTGCCTTACAGCATCAATTGTGAGACATGCATAGTGTTCTTTGTGTTTACTTTAATTTACTTGAAGACCTTTGTTGTCACAGTCACGATGAGTTTTTCTTTGCTCGCTTAATCAAAGTTATGTGGAAATCAGTCACTTTTAGAAGATTACAATATTGTTATGTATCACCAAGCTTGGTACGAAGAAAAGTTTGTGTTGTCTATTGTCATAAATTATTATCTCTTTCTGCGGAAAAATAAAAGTGATATGTGGGGGTTAATCAAATATACAATTTCTAATTAGTGTATTGAGACCCCATCTTTGCATATGTAATCGAGAAAGATATGTGTTGACTGATGGAGGAGAGTGGTTTGTTACATATATGATATACCTAAGGACCAAGGCACAAATTCCCAAtctcagatatttttttttatcttaacttGGCACTATAATCCAGAGTATAATTTTGATACTTTTAGATGtcgtttttatattttctgGGCAAGCAACATAtgtgtcaatttaaaaattaaaaatcaaattattcattttttttctttcccaaATCTCCAAATTCCATTCTAATCACCTCCTAAAGACTTGCTCAAAtcccaatttttttataaaaccacTTCGAAGTTGGTATATCTCCAAATTCCCACAATTCCACAAATCATCAAATCCAATAAGcccccacaaaaaaaaaatcacacatttgATTTGTCGGAAAGAGATAAAAAGGGCCACCATTAAAGAAGAAAGCCCAAAACAATCCAGAGAACTATAAGGCCCCAAAACCAATTAAACGTAAAACTGCAGATTGTCACTTCCTTCCCCCACGATTTAACTTCAAGCTAGAGGAGGAGAGGAACCCAGAAGAAGAATCACTATCATCAGTTCTTTCCAAGTTTGATTTGTAACGAAAGATTCTGCTTCGAGCAGTGAAAGCAAATCTGAAGAAGCAGCGAACATCCTCCAGGTTCTAATTTCTCCTTAAAAATCTCTTGCATCCAAGTTTCCCATTGTTAATTTGAATTCAAGTTTGCGTTTGCTAGCAAATATACAAAGAAATCGACAATAAATTTCTCTTCTTTGTCATGATCTCTCTCTCACTCGTGATATGTTAAATGCGCCCATgttgttcgatgaaatgcctgaaagaaagaaaaaactataatattagCAGGTAATTGAATGGACTAGGTTACTGATCATCATCCCTTAAGCGGCTAATACATTTTTGGTCTGCTTCTCAGATGGGAGATACTTCATTTCTCGATAGAATGCTTCTCCACCTTCGCTCCACTTGCAAGTAatgagattttatttttgactcATATAAAGTTTACAACTTGGTATTACCAATAGACACTGCTGAACATgaaagtttgtttctttttttgtttcttctgctGCATTGAAGGTACTACAGTGGTTACCCTAAGGATCTTGGGCCATCGCGGGTTATCCATTTTACTTCGGAAAGAGAGTTTGTCCAGCTCCTTCACCAGGGCTATCCTGTGGTTGTCGCATTCACCATTAGGTAACTGCACTTCCCAGCTCAAATTATGCTATATTCCTACTCACTTTTTGTCTCATTGTGTATAACAGAAGTAACTACACACAACATCTTGACCGGATGCTTGAGGAAGCTGCTGCTGAGTTCTATCCCAACATCAAGTTCATGCGAGTGAGTTCTCAGACCATAAGAACAAGAATGCAGAAAACTTTGTAATTGAGTACTGTGACTATTGTGTGTTTGGATTGTTTCAGGTTGAATGCCCCAAGTATCCCGGGTTCTGCATAACTCGCCAGAAAAGTGAATATCCCTTCATTGAGATATTCCATAGCCCACAACAAGTATAGTTCTGTCTTTACTTGTATTGAAACATGTCATGCTTCTTTTGTTTATCTGCTAAAGTGAAAACCTTTCTGATGCAGGCGGGTAATGAAGGAAAGGTCCAGGATCCGAATATCACCCGGTACTCTGTGAAAGTCGTACCTGTAAGTTGAAGCATCACACATTGGCGCTTGTATATACCTTTTTGTGTATAGAAACCTGCATTGTTGTTTGAAACAATGCGAAGAAAATGCACGTATGAATCTATCGCAGAGTCTAAACATTGgtcttgtttgtttcttttgggCAGTACAATTATGACATGAGTCCTTATGGGTTCAGAGAGTTCTTCAAGCGCCAGGGGGTTCGTACTTCGGATCCGAAGTGATGCAACTTGAAGGTCGGTGCGTATTCAAAAAGCTTTTGAGTGTATCAATGGCTTCTATGAGCTACCAATGACTGTTTTTAAGAACTATTGTAATACTACTTTTTCCttcaaaagaaataaacaaaatcatttCTGAAGTATGAGAATTCCAGGTTTTGTGATTTGCAATGAATCAAAGTAAAATTAAATTGGTAAAGAAGGGAACTTTATACACAATACATGGAAGGTGTATTTCTTATGCCTTTAGATATAAAACAACCAACAACGAACGAACCTTCGCACTTCTTCAGAAGGTTTTGTAATTGTTACCTCGTTGGCAGATAGAGTCAACGTTCCAGTCCTTGACCTCAAGGGTCACGACTCACTCATATATTACAGGTTGCCAGTTAAATGCTTTTGTTTTGATTACTACATTGGGACAAAGAAATTGAATTTGATGTCAgagtaaaaataaatgattgtAGTTGGGGAAGGGGAGATGTTTTTAGCTTTGAACTTTGTTAAAATCAGTGATGTAAAATGTAAGTCGTGTCATCCTCTTGTCTTTATATTATCTCTTTGTTTCCATACACATAAATGTCATTCATAGAACCAACCATTTTCCTTTTATTGTTACTAGGTAATTTTCCGTGctcatgaaaataaatatgtataaagtaaatatattataataaattattgattttattttaagtttttaattatttttaatttatattgaaaTTAATGTGAGtgatttattttgaataataatatcatgttattttttaaagatCTTAATCATCTTCCATGAAAGatttcattttctttcaaacattGCTATTACAAGATACTAGAAATTAGAAGAGAGAATCGgttgttttccattttttgaaaCTACATAGACGAATTAGTTAGGTAGGGCTTAGCGAAAAATCAATAAATTGTGACTATTTGAAGATTAATGGGCGAATTATTttttgagttattcttgggtttaCTCCCTGGTTCACCAACAAAtagaattttattatttcaaattcgatatcttttaaaaaaagaaacaaaatattgtcaagttatattatgtttttaaaataaaaaggtaaaaaaaatagtagttacaaaagaaaagaattttttttaaaatattgttaacgtcgtcagcaaaacactaaaccctaaatcctaatccctaaaccctaaatccgaaaccttaaacctttgggtaaactctaaacccttgggtaaaccctaaacccttggataaatcataaactctaaatcaaaaacactaaacactaaaatcctaaaccgttgagtgttttagtatttagtgtttttgatttagagtttatgacttatccaagggtttaggatttcggatttagggtttagggattaggatttagggtttagtcttttcctgacgacgttaaaaatattttttgtaattattattattattattatttttttatctttttattttaaaaatataatataacttaacaatattttgttttagttaataaAAGATATCAATTTTGAAATAACATAATTCTattggtgaacccaagaataagtcttaTTTTTCGATTCATATAGATTTACATTTACGAAAACTTTAAGGCATCAGGTTGGCATAATTGTTTAGCCACTTCTATTGTTCTCGGCCAACCCGAGTCCGATTACGCGTAATgcaattttgtattttttcagtTCCATTAATGAAGGGTACATTAGTCGTCATTCACATGCCCCGTCTTCATCTTTAGGGTTTTCAAGTCGTTTTGTTGTGTGTTTTCTTGCCGTTTTTACTCCAAATCTTGATTTTATTCTTCATATGAGGATGAGAGCTAtcaaaattaagttttattgttttagaaaactttcagatatagttttttttatagatttattcAAGTCGTTTTTCACAGTTAACTCCGCGTTCCACATTTCCCCTGTTGACACAGAAATAACTCGGAGCTCCGCCTAGGCCAACCGATCATCACTTTCTCGGCACAGTGACCCTCTGTGCAGCGTTGACTCGGCCGcgttttttatcatttgtttccATAACAAAACTGTGGGCATAAAAATGAACGGGAGTAAGAACAAAATAGCAAAAGAAAGTGAAAGaacaaaggcaaaggaaagtgataaaaacaatatataaatctaCTACAAACTTTTCTTTCGAAGGGT
Above is a window of Brassica napus cultivar Da-Ae chromosome A10, Da-Ae, whole genome shotgun sequence DNA encoding:
- the LOC106371512 gene encoding cytochrome P450 81F2-like — protein: MDYILLLLPLVLFLLAYKFLFSSKSFNLPPGPTPFPIVGNLHLVKPPVHRLFRRFAEKYGDIFSLRYGSRQVVVISSLPLVRECFTGQNDVILTNRPHFLTAKYVAYDYTTVGTAAYGDHWRNLRRICSLEILSSNRLTGFLSVRKDEIRRLLTKLSRDYNGQVVELEPLLADLTFNNIVRMVTGRRYYGDQVHNKEEANLFKKLVTQINDNSGASHPGDYLPILKVFGHGYEKKVKALGEAMDTFLQRLLDDCRRDGESNTMLSHLLSLQVDQPKYYSDVIIKGLMLSMMLAGTDTAAVTLEWAMASLLKSPEVLKKAKAEIDDKIGHERLVDEPDILNLPYLQNIVSETFRLCPAAPLLVPRSPSEDLKIGGYDIPRGTIVLVNSWAIHRDPRLWDEPERFMPERFEDKEAANNNKLMMFGNGRRTCPGAALGQRMVSLALGSLIQCFDWEKVNGEEIDMTENSGMAMRKLVPLRAVCHQRPIMTNLLA
- the LOC106370344 gene encoding uncharacterized protein LOC106370344, which codes for MGDTSFLDRMLLHLRSTCKYYSGYPKDLGPSRVIHFTSEREFVQLLHQGYPVVVAFTIRSNYTQHLDRMLEEAAAEFYPNIKFMRVECPKYPGFCITRQKSEYPFIEIFHSPQQAGNEGKVQDPNITRYSVKVVPYNYDMSPYGFREFFKRQGVRTSDPK